A window from Neobacillus sp. PS3-40 encodes these proteins:
- a CDS encoding YggT family protein: MALLYIVLTKLLNYYSYALIIYILMSWFPNARETAIGRFLTKICEPYLAPFRKIIPPIGMIDISPLVAIFVLNFASSGLTTVFQWLA, encoded by the coding sequence ATGGCACTTTTGTATATTGTACTTACAAAATTACTTAATTATTATTCATATGCCTTAATCATTTATATTTTAATGTCTTGGTTTCCGAATGCTCGAGAAACTGCAATTGGTCGGTTCCTTACAAAAATCTGTGAGCCGTACTTAGCTCCTTTTCGAAAAATTATTCCTCCGATTGGAATGATAGATATCTCTCCACTTGTGGCCATTTTTGTGTTGAATTTTGCATCATCAGGACTAACAACAGTATTTCAATGGCTTGCATAG
- the ileS gene encoding isoleucine--tRNA ligase, producing the protein MDYKNTLLMPQTEFPMRGNLPKKEPEIQAKWEEMNIYGKVQERTKDRPMYVLHDGPPYANGDIHMGHALNKILKDFIVRNKSMSGFHAPYVPGWDTHGLPIEQALTNKGVKRKEMTVAEFRKLCEEYALEQVNNQRTQFKRLGVRGDWENPYITLKPEYEAQQIKVFGEMAKKGYIYKGKKPVYWSPSSESALAEAEIEYQDKRSASIYVGFKVKDGKDVLDTDTQIIIWTTTPWTIPANLGISVHPDLTYVVVKANDNKYLVAEALLEAVTTEIGWENVEVIQKVKGAELEYIVASHPLYDRDSLVMLGDHVTTDAGTGCVHTAPGHGEDDFYVGQKYGLDVLCPVDDRGIMTDEAPGFEGLFYEEANKPIGQSLEEAGALLKLSFISHSYPHDWRTKKPVIFRATAQWFASIKDFRNELLDAVKETKWVPSWGETRLFNMVRDRGDWCISRQRAWGVPIPVFYAENGEAVITDETINHVSALFRENGSNIWFEREAKDLLPVGFTHPGSPNGTFTKETDIMDVWFDSGSSHQAVLEEREDLVRPADLYLEGSDQYRGWFNSSLSTSVAVTGKAPYKGVLSHGFALDGEGRKMSKSIGNVVIPAKVMNQLGADILRLWVASVDYQADVRVSDAILKQVAEVYRKIRNTFRFLLGNLADFNPETDAISYENLREVDQFMLVKLNKLIKYVKNAYDHYEFAGIYHAINNFCTLDLSSFYLDFAKDVLYIEAMDNQERRAIQTVLYESLISLTKLVTPILSHTADEVWQFIPSVKEESAQLTDMPESIEFDNAQMLEQKWNSFMKLRNDVLKALEEARNEKVIGKSLTAKVTLYVNENTRELLESVQESLTQLFIVSGFEVAGTYEEAPENAIKLDTAAILISKADGETCERCWVVTTEVGHDHSHETLCPRCAEVVNEHYSHLA; encoded by the coding sequence ATGGATTATAAAAATACGTTATTAATGCCACAAACTGAATTCCCGATGAGAGGAAATCTTCCAAAAAAAGAACCTGAAATTCAGGCAAAATGGGAAGAAATGAATATTTATGGGAAAGTACAGGAACGGACAAAGGATAGACCTATGTACGTTTTACATGATGGTCCGCCGTACGCAAACGGAGATATTCATATGGGGCACGCCCTTAATAAGATATTGAAGGATTTTATCGTTCGCAATAAATCTATGAGTGGATTCCACGCACCATATGTACCAGGCTGGGATACTCACGGTCTTCCAATTGAGCAAGCATTAACAAACAAGGGTGTAAAACGCAAAGAAATGACTGTTGCTGAATTCCGCAAACTTTGTGAAGAATATGCACTTGAGCAAGTAAATAATCAACGCACTCAATTCAAACGCCTTGGTGTCCGTGGGGATTGGGAAAATCCATATATTACATTAAAGCCGGAATATGAAGCACAACAAATAAAAGTATTTGGGGAAATGGCGAAAAAAGGCTATATTTACAAAGGTAAAAAGCCTGTTTATTGGTCTCCATCAAGTGAATCTGCACTTGCAGAAGCAGAAATTGAATACCAAGATAAGCGCTCCGCTTCTATTTATGTTGGTTTTAAAGTGAAAGACGGTAAGGATGTTCTTGATACAGATACCCAGATTATTATTTGGACAACAACTCCTTGGACAATTCCTGCTAACCTTGGAATTTCCGTCCACCCAGATTTAACTTATGTAGTAGTGAAGGCAAACGACAACAAATATTTAGTTGCAGAAGCATTGCTTGAAGCTGTGACGACAGAAATCGGTTGGGAAAACGTTGAGGTAATTCAAAAGGTAAAGGGAGCAGAACTGGAGTATATCGTTGCAAGTCATCCACTTTATGATCGCGATTCACTTGTTATGCTTGGTGACCATGTTACAACAGATGCAGGAACTGGCTGCGTTCATACAGCTCCTGGTCATGGTGAAGATGACTTTTATGTTGGTCAAAAATATGGATTGGATGTTCTCTGCCCTGTAGATGACAGAGGAATTATGACGGATGAAGCACCTGGATTTGAAGGTTTATTTTACGAAGAAGCTAATAAACCGATTGGTCAAAGCTTAGAGGAAGCAGGCGCTCTCTTAAAGCTATCGTTTATCTCCCACTCATATCCACATGATTGGAGAACAAAAAAACCAGTAATCTTCCGAGCAACTGCACAATGGTTTGCATCCATTAAAGATTTCAGAAACGAATTATTAGATGCAGTAAAGGAAACAAAATGGGTACCATCATGGGGTGAAACTCGCCTATTTAATATGGTTCGTGATAGAGGCGATTGGTGTATTTCTCGTCAACGTGCCTGGGGAGTTCCGATTCCGGTATTTTATGCGGAAAACGGTGAGGCAGTTATTACAGATGAAACCATTAACCATGTATCAGCTTTATTCCGTGAAAATGGTTCTAATATTTGGTTTGAACGTGAAGCAAAAGATTTGCTCCCAGTAGGGTTTACCCATCCTGGTAGCCCAAATGGAACGTTTACAAAAGAAACAGATATCATGGATGTTTGGTTTGACTCTGGGTCATCCCATCAAGCAGTTCTTGAAGAAAGAGAAGACTTAGTTCGACCTGCAGATCTTTATTTGGAAGGCTCAGATCAATACCGAGGCTGGTTTAACTCATCTCTATCAACTTCTGTAGCTGTTACTGGGAAAGCACCATATAAAGGGGTTTTAAGTCACGGTTTTGCTCTTGACGGTGAAGGTAGGAAAATGAGTAAATCAATAGGAAATGTTGTTATTCCTGCTAAAGTCATGAATCAGCTTGGTGCAGATATTTTACGTTTATGGGTTGCGTCGGTTGACTACCAAGCTGATGTACGTGTATCAGATGCTATCCTAAAACAGGTTGCAGAGGTTTATCGGAAAATCCGGAATACTTTCCGCTTCTTGCTTGGAAATCTTGCCGACTTTAACCCTGAAACAGATGCAATTTCCTATGAAAACTTACGCGAAGTTGATCAATTTATGCTTGTTAAATTAAATAAATTGATCAAATATGTAAAAAATGCTTATGATCATTATGAGTTTGCAGGTATTTATCATGCAATAAATAATTTCTGCACCCTCGATTTAAGTTCATTTTATCTTGATTTTGCAAAAGACGTTTTATATATTGAAGCAATGGACAATCAGGAACGCCGTGCTATTCAAACGGTTTTATACGAATCATTGATTTCACTAACAAAACTAGTAACGCCAATCCTTTCCCATACAGCAGATGAAGTTTGGCAGTTTATCCCATCTGTCAAGGAAGAAAGTGCTCAATTAACTGATATGCCGGAATCTATTGAGTTTGATAATGCTCAAATGTTAGAACAAAAATGGAATTCTTTCATGAAGCTTCGCAATGATGTTTTAAAAGCTCTTGAAGAAGCAAGAAATGAAAAAGTAATTGGTAAATCTTTAACAGCTAAAGTAACCTTATATGTAAATGAAAATACACGAGAACTTCTTGAATCAGTTCAAGAAAGTTTGACACAATTGTTTATTGTATCAGGTTTTGAAGTTGCTGGAACCTATGAAGAGGCACCAGAAAATGCAATTAAGCTTGATACTGCAGCCATTCTTATTTCAAAAGCAGATGGTGAAACATGTGAAAGATGTTGGGTGGTTACGACGGAGGTTGGTCATGACCACAGCCATGAGACACTTTGCCCACGTTGTGCCGAGGTAGTAAACGAACATTATTCACATCTAGCATAA
- a CDS encoding cell division protein SepF, whose product MSIKTKFKTFFFLDDEYEDNEEIVEENEPTKNQKQHSKPQNVVSLQSVQKSSKVILIEPRVYAEAQDIADHLKNRRAVVVNLQRIEHDQAVRIVDFLSGTVYAIGGDIQKVGSSIFLCTPDNVEVSGNISEIMKEHEFEETRW is encoded by the coding sequence ATGAGTATTAAAACAAAATTTAAAACTTTTTTCTTTTTGGATGATGAGTATGAAGACAATGAAGAAATTGTGGAAGAAAATGAGCCTACAAAAAATCAAAAACAGCATTCTAAACCGCAAAATGTTGTAAGCTTGCAGAGTGTTCAAAAATCATCAAAGGTAATTTTAATTGAACCAAGGGTATATGCAGAAGCCCAAGATATTGCTGATCATTTAAAAAATCGTCGCGCTGTAGTTGTAAATCTCCAACGAATTGAACATGATCAAGCAGTAAGAATTGTGGATTTTTTGAGCGGCACGGTCTATGCAATCGGTGGAGATATTCAAAAAGTTGGCTCAAGTATTTTTCTTTGCACTCCTGATAATGTTGAGGTTTCGGGCAATATATCCGAAATAATGAAAGAACATGAATTCGAAGAAACGAGGTGGTAA
- a CDS encoding YggS family pyridoxal phosphate-dependent enzyme: protein MKVTAKLEAIRQQMNNACLKVNRNPNEIKLIAVTKYVSRERAEEAIDAGICDLGENRDEGLLEKWEVLKDKPVWHFIGSLQTRKVKNIIDKVDYIHSLDRMALAEEINKRSLKKMKCLIQVNVSGEESKHGLSPDEVINFTLQLLPFENITIVGLMTMAPLTDDADVLRGCFRRLKELQKQIQACNLKFAPCTELSMGMSNDFSIAIEEGATMVRIGTALVGEDE, encoded by the coding sequence ATGAAGGTTACTGCTAAACTAGAAGCAATCAGACAACAAATGAATAATGCATGCCTCAAAGTAAATCGAAATCCTAATGAAATAAAACTGATCGCTGTTACAAAGTATGTCAGTAGGGAAAGAGCAGAGGAAGCAATTGATGCCGGAATATGCGATCTTGGTGAAAATCGTGATGAGGGGCTTCTTGAAAAGTGGGAAGTTCTAAAGGACAAGCCTGTTTGGCATTTCATCGGATCACTTCAAACACGAAAAGTAAAAAATATAATTGATAAAGTTGATTACATACATTCTCTAGACCGGATGGCACTTGCTGAAGAAATCAATAAACGATCATTAAAGAAAATGAAATGCCTTATCCAGGTGAATGTTTCTGGGGAAGAGTCAAAGCATGGACTAAGTCCTGATGAAGTTATCAATTTTACTCTGCAACTACTTCCTTTTGAGAATATCACCATTGTAGGTTTAATGACGATGGCCCCTTTAACGGATGATGCAGATGTGCTTCGCGGATGTTTTCGAAGATTAAAGGAACTACAAAAACAAATCCAAGCCTGTAACTTGAAATTTGCACCATGCACTGAGCTTTCAATGGGGATGTCAAATGACTTTTCTATTGCGATTGAAGAGGGTGCAACGATGGTGCGAATAGGGACTGCGCTTGTCGGCGAAGATGAATAG
- a CDS encoding DivIVA domain-containing protein — protein sequence MPLTPLDIHNKEFNKGFRGYDEDEVNEFLDQVIKDYELVLREKKELEERLSENKDRLGHFANIEETLNKSIIIAQEAGEEVKRNAQKEAKLIVKEAEKNADRIVNESLSKARKIAMEIEDLKKQSKVFRTRFKMLVAAQLDLLDNDDWDHLLEYEIDATELKSTEAEDSFA from the coding sequence ATGCCTTTAACGCCGTTAGATATACACAATAAAGAGTTTAATAAAGGGTTCAGAGGTTATGATGAAGATGAAGTAAATGAATTTCTTGATCAAGTCATTAAGGATTATGAGCTTGTTCTTAGAGAGAAAAAAGAATTGGAAGAGCGTTTGTCTGAAAATAAGGATCGGTTGGGCCATTTTGCCAATATCGAAGAAACATTGAACAAATCAATTATAATTGCCCAAGAAGCAGGGGAAGAAGTAAAGCGCAATGCTCAGAAGGAAGCAAAACTTATCGTTAAAGAAGCTGAAAAAAATGCGGACCGTATTGTAAATGAATCCCTTTCAAAAGCACGAAAAATTGCAATGGAAATTGAAGATCTTAAAAAGCAATCAAAAGTATTCCGTACACGCTTTAAGATGTTAGTAGCAGCACAGCTGGATCTTCTTGATAACGATGACTGGGATCATTTGTTGGAATATGAAATAGATGCAACTGAGTTAAAATCTACAGAAGCTGAAGATTCATTCGCTTGA
- the pgeF gene encoding peptidoglycan editing factor PgeF — protein MEPFILQKNPYFLIERWMSQFPGLVAGITTKNDGYSMGKFKSLNLGFHVDDVQKDVRSNREKISTLIEFPLTSWVGAEQTHNTVIRKITSIDQGKGSESYEDSFKGTDGFYTDDLGILLTLCFADCVPLFFIAPERGMIGVAHAGWKGTVKQIANQMVELWKTEGIAPEQIFAAIGPSICEKCYIVDKHVIEFVQKILEDVEKKPYNQIKEGQYSLDLREVNRLLLCKAGIPEQNILMTGYCSSCEHEQFFSHRRDQGRTGRMLSFIGWKEDSSRL, from the coding sequence ATGGAGCCTTTTATTTTACAAAAAAATCCTTATTTTCTGATCGAGAGATGGATGAGTCAATTTCCAGGCCTTGTCGCCGGAATAACTACTAAAAATGACGGATATAGTATGGGAAAATTCAAAAGTCTCAATCTTGGCTTTCATGTTGATGATGTGCAAAAAGATGTACGGTCTAACAGGGAAAAGATATCTACATTAATTGAGTTTCCGCTAACATCGTGGGTGGGAGCAGAACAGACCCATAATACTGTCATTCGTAAAATAACTTCGATTGATCAGGGGAAAGGTTCCGAATCCTACGAAGATTCCTTTAAAGGTACCGATGGCTTTTATACTGATGATCTCGGGATTTTGTTAACACTTTGCTTTGCAGATTGTGTCCCCCTTTTTTTTATAGCCCCTGAAAGAGGGATGATTGGGGTAGCTCATGCTGGATGGAAAGGAACTGTCAAGCAAATTGCTAACCAAATGGTAGAATTGTGGAAAACGGAGGGGATTGCTCCAGAACAAATTTTTGCAGCAATTGGACCTTCTATCTGCGAAAAATGTTATATTGTTGATAAACATGTCATAGAATTCGTTCAAAAGATACTAGAAGATGTCGAAAAAAAACCATATAATCAAATCAAAGAAGGTCAATACTCATTAGATTTACGCGAAGTCAATCGTTTATTATTGTGTAAGGCAGGAATACCAGAACAGAATATCTTAATGACGGGGTATTGCTCAAGCTGTGAGCATGAGCAGTTTTTTTCACATCGCCGCGACCAGGGTCGAACAGGAAGGATGTTAAGCTTTATTGGCTGGAAGGAGGATTCGAGTCGTTTATGA
- a CDS encoding RNA-binding protein, producing MNIYQHFRPEEKEFIDQVLNWKDFVENTYVPKLTDFLDPREQHILKTIIGQHIDLTCEFFGGSLSSERKRALLVPAYEVVDPVDFQIQLFEIDYPSKFVTIEHPQVLGSLMSLGLKRGKFGDILFQDKRIQLFICHEVSDYVKTQVQSIGRAKVAFSSVGLENAICSNETLDEEWITVSSLRLDTVISGIHHVSRQKSLSFIQQGLVKVNWTLIENPSFECDEGDLISTRSYGRVKILSIEGKTKKEKWRINVGKQK from the coding sequence ATGAACATTTACCAGCATTTTAGACCTGAAGAAAAAGAGTTCATTGATCAAGTGCTTAACTGGAAGGATTTTGTTGAAAACACATATGTTCCGAAGTTGACGGACTTTCTTGATCCAAGAGAACAACATATTTTAAAAACAATTATTGGCCAGCATATTGATCTTACATGTGAATTTTTTGGAGGAAGTTTATCGTCTGAAAGGAAAAGAGCCTTACTAGTACCTGCCTATGAGGTAGTAGATCCTGTAGATTTTCAAATCCAATTATTTGAGATTGACTATCCAAGTAAATTTGTGACCATTGAACACCCGCAAGTATTGGGGAGTTTGATGTCATTAGGATTAAAACGAGGAAAATTTGGAGATATTCTTTTTCAAGATAAACGAATTCAACTCTTTATTTGTCATGAAGTTAGTGACTATGTTAAAACTCAAGTTCAATCAATTGGAAGGGCAAAAGTAGCATTTTCATCAGTTGGACTTGAAAATGCCATTTGTTCGAACGAAACCTTGGATGAAGAATGGATTACGGTATCTTCACTCCGTCTTGATACGGTTATATCTGGTATCCATCATGTATCTAGGCAAAAGTCGCTAAGTTTTATCCAACAAGGACTTGTTAAAGTAAACTGGACATTAATTGAAAATCCTTCGTTTGAATGTGATGAGGGTGATTTGATTTCAACCCGAAGTTATGGCAGAGTGAAAATTTTGTCAATAGAAGGGAAAACGAAGAAAGAAAAATGGCGAATAAATGTTGGAAAACAAAAATAA